Proteins from a genomic interval of Rhodothermus marinus:
- a CDS encoding TonB family protein — MSMRVRLSLLTVLLGLLGCQSSPSLEPPAGWLSTDGRWWRTGVDTTLAFRDLSSLAAMGLEGAPMASISRTYATGEVLVQAVRRSLTPLFRVHPEIVDSLFNRHIAPELAQASISGDLEAEVDRLRQESYRKLQRYFREPRPITRLGEDVPIVYPDSLIEKGVAGTVEMQVYLDAEGQPQAIMLLESVHPVLDRLAMQATAQMRWQPAYVRRGDEWVAVPSWVRFNIRYRIPEG; from the coding sequence ATGTCGATGCGTGTTCGCCTGTCGCTGTTGACCGTATTGCTCGGCCTGCTGGGTTGCCAGTCGTCGCCGTCGCTGGAGCCGCCTGCAGGATGGCTCAGTACCGATGGGCGCTGGTGGCGTACCGGAGTTGATACGACGCTGGCTTTTCGCGATCTGAGTTCGCTGGCGGCAATGGGACTGGAAGGGGCGCCGATGGCCTCCATTTCGCGAACGTACGCCACCGGCGAGGTGCTCGTGCAGGCCGTGCGACGCAGCCTGACGCCGCTGTTTCGCGTCCATCCCGAGATCGTCGATTCGCTTTTCAACCGGCACATTGCGCCCGAGCTGGCGCAGGCGTCGATCTCCGGTGACCTGGAGGCCGAGGTGGACCGGCTTCGTCAGGAAAGCTATCGCAAACTGCAGCGCTACTTCCGCGAGCCGCGCCCCATCACGCGGCTGGGCGAGGACGTGCCCATCGTGTATCCCGACAGCCTGATCGAAAAGGGCGTGGCCGGCACGGTCGAAATGCAGGTCTATCTGGACGCCGAGGGGCAGCCTCAGGCGATCATGTTGCTGGAAAGCGTCCATCCGGTGCTCGACCGGCTGGCCATGCAGGCCACGGCGCAGATGCGCTGGCAGCCGGCCTACGTCCGCCGGGGCGACGAATGGGTCGCCGTGCCGTCGTGGGTGCGCTTCAACATCCGCTACCGGATTCCCGAGGGCTGA
- a CDS encoding oxygenase MpaB family protein, whose amino-acid sequence MEERSVAQQVNRERVVVLGWGRALLWQLAHPLVAVAVARHSDFSRSLRAAWRRFTRTVQAMRRLSFGTEAEADEVARWIRQAHRRVQGRLAEPLGPFPADTTYRADDPALLTWVHVTTVEATLHAYETFVRPLTPEERDRYCREARTMEAWLGLSPGTFPDSWAALTAHLQAVRDSGVLQVTPIARQMAEHVLAPTPWVAPPTKPWRLLTLGLLPPELRAAYGFAWSERDERAFRRLVAFIRRGVSQAPRRVRFWPEARGLRLPPSR is encoded by the coding sequence ATGGAGGAGCGGTCGGTTGCGCAGCAGGTGAACCGGGAGCGTGTGGTGGTGCTGGGGTGGGGGCGGGCGCTATTGTGGCAACTGGCCCATCCGCTGGTGGCCGTCGCCGTGGCGCGGCACTCGGACTTTTCCCGTTCGCTGCGGGCCGCCTGGCGACGCTTTACGCGCACGGTGCAGGCGATGCGGCGCTTGAGCTTCGGCACCGAGGCGGAGGCCGACGAGGTGGCCCGCTGGATCCGACAGGCGCACCGCCGCGTGCAGGGCAGGCTGGCCGAGCCGCTGGGGCCGTTTCCGGCCGACACGACGTACCGGGCCGACGATCCGGCGCTGCTCACCTGGGTACACGTGACCACCGTCGAGGCGACGCTCCATGCCTACGAGACGTTCGTTCGGCCCCTGACGCCTGAGGAGCGCGACCGTTACTGTCGGGAAGCCCGGACGATGGAAGCCTGGCTGGGGCTTTCGCCGGGCACCTTTCCGGATTCGTGGGCGGCGCTGACGGCGCATCTGCAGGCCGTGCGGGACAGCGGAGTGCTTCAGGTGACCCCCATAGCGCGTCAGATGGCCGAACATGTGCTGGCACCTACGCCGTGGGTGGCGCCGCCCACGAAACCCTGGCGGCTGCTGACGCTCGGCCTGCTTCCGCCGGAGCTGCGCGCGGCGTACGGGTTCGCCTGGAGCGAGCGCGACGAGCGGGCCTTCCGGCGACTTGTCGCGTTCATTCGCCGGGGCGTGTCGCAAGCGCCGCGTCGCGTCCGCTTCTGGCCCGAGGCTCGAGGGTTGCGCCTCCCGCCGAGTCGTTGA
- the wrbA gene encoding NAD(P)H:quinone oxidoreductase codes for MEKTRVLVLYYSMYGHIEALAREVAAGAAEVEGVEVVVKRVPELIPEERARQIGVKLDQEAPIATVDELPEYDAIIVGTPTRFGNMAAQMRNFWDQTGPLWAKGALIGKVGSVFTATATQHGGQESTILSAHTTLLHHGMIVVGVPFSCAELTQIDEVAGGSPYGAGTITGGDGSRMPSEVERRIARFQGRYVAEVARQLKVGRLQAQEA; via the coding sequence ATGGAGAAAACACGGGTGCTGGTGCTGTACTACAGCATGTACGGCCACATCGAAGCGCTGGCCCGGGAGGTGGCGGCCGGCGCCGCCGAAGTGGAGGGCGTCGAAGTCGTGGTCAAACGTGTGCCCGAGCTGATTCCGGAAGAACGGGCACGCCAGATCGGAGTCAAGCTGGATCAGGAGGCCCCGATCGCCACGGTGGACGAGCTGCCCGAGTACGACGCGATCATCGTGGGCACGCCCACGCGCTTTGGCAACATGGCGGCGCAGATGCGCAATTTCTGGGATCAGACCGGACCGCTCTGGGCGAAAGGGGCCTTGATCGGCAAGGTGGGCAGCGTGTTCACCGCCACCGCCACGCAGCACGGTGGTCAGGAGAGCACGATTCTTTCGGCGCACACCACGCTGCTGCACCATGGAATGATCGTAGTGGGCGTGCCGTTCAGTTGCGCCGAATTGACTCAGATTGACGAAGTGGCCGGCGGCTCGCCCTACGGGGCCGGCACCATCACCGGCGGCGATGGCAGCCGCATGCCGTCGGAGGTCGAGCGCCGCATTGCCCGCTTCCAGGGACGCTACGTGGCCGAGGTCGCCCGCCAGCTCAAAGTCGGCCGCCTGCAGGCACAGGAAGCCTGA
- a CDS encoding NupC/NupG family nucleoside CNT transporter: protein MSLIALLRGILGLTVILGLAYLLSSDRRHINWRTVGGGLLLQIVLAIFILKGREMGAWFAPLGWPKEFFAWVSSFFVLVLNFTTEGARFVFGNLALSPGTDDSLGFFFAFQVLPTIIFFSSLMAVLYHLGVMQRIVQAVAWVVSRTLGTSGAESLSVSANIFVGQTEAPLVVRPYLEKMTRSELMAVMTGGMATIAGGVMAAYIQLLGDPYAQARGLALEAARLQFAEHLLGASVMAAPAALLLAKMLIPETGQPLTAGTVRVSIERTTRNVIDAAAAGASDGLKLALNVGAMLIAFIALIAMLNYFLGWAGGLVGVELSMERLFGWTLAPVAWLIGVPWSDAAQFGALVGTKLVVNEFVAYLNLSTLIGQNALSDKAVVMATFALCGFANFSSIAIQIGGIGPLAPSRISELAELGLRAVLAGTLANMMTATIAGVLIG, encoded by the coding sequence ATGAGCCTGATTGCCCTGTTGCGGGGGATTCTCGGACTGACCGTCATTCTGGGGCTGGCCTACCTGCTCTCCAGCGACCGTCGCCACATCAACTGGCGCACGGTAGGCGGCGGGCTGCTGCTGCAGATCGTGCTGGCCATCTTCATCCTGAAAGGCCGCGAGATGGGCGCCTGGTTTGCACCGCTGGGCTGGCCCAAGGAGTTTTTCGCCTGGGTCAGCTCGTTCTTCGTGCTCGTGCTCAACTTCACGACCGAAGGCGCCCGCTTCGTGTTCGGCAACCTGGCACTCAGCCCCGGCACCGACGACAGCCTGGGCTTTTTCTTTGCCTTTCAGGTGCTACCCACCATCATCTTTTTCAGCTCGCTGATGGCCGTGCTCTACCACCTGGGCGTCATGCAGCGGATCGTGCAGGCGGTAGCCTGGGTGGTCAGCCGCACGCTGGGCACCAGCGGGGCCGAGTCGCTGTCGGTTTCGGCGAACATCTTCGTCGGACAGACCGAAGCGCCGCTGGTCGTTCGTCCCTATCTGGAAAAGATGACGCGCTCGGAGCTGATGGCTGTGATGACGGGCGGCATGGCGACGATCGCAGGCGGGGTGATGGCGGCCTACATCCAGCTGCTGGGCGATCCCTATGCGCAGGCCCGCGGGCTGGCGCTTGAAGCGGCCCGGCTGCAGTTTGCCGAGCACCTGCTGGGCGCCAGCGTGATGGCGGCGCCGGCCGCGCTGCTACTGGCCAAAATGCTGATTCCGGAGACCGGTCAGCCGCTCACGGCCGGCACCGTGCGGGTGTCGATCGAGCGCACCACACGCAACGTGATCGACGCGGCCGCCGCGGGCGCCTCCGACGGCCTGAAGCTGGCGCTGAACGTCGGTGCCATGCTGATCGCCTTCATCGCGCTCATCGCCATGCTCAACTACTTCCTGGGATGGGCCGGCGGCCTGGTGGGCGTCGAGCTGTCGATGGAGCGGCTGTTCGGCTGGACGCTGGCGCCCGTGGCCTGGCTGATCGGCGTGCCCTGGAGCGACGCGGCGCAGTTCGGCGCGCTCGTGGGGACCAAGCTCGTGGTCAACGAATTCGTGGCCTACCTGAATCTCTCGACGCTCATCGGCCAGAATGCGCTCTCGGACAAGGCCGTTGTAATGGCCACGTTCGCGCTGTGCGGCTTCGCGAACTTCTCCTCGATCGCCATCCAGATCGGCGGGATCGGACCGCTGGCGCCCTCGCGCATCTCGGAGCTGGCCGAACTGGGCCTCCGCGCCGTGCTGGCCGGCACGCTGGCCAACATGATGACGGCCACGATCGCGGGCGTGCTGATCGGCTGA
- a CDS encoding M1 family metallopeptidase, which yields MRTRWILLLCGVLLVGNLQAQPSAFAPLDLPAPNTYRTASGEPGPDYWQQRVDYRIRATLDTATHRITGSETITYTNNAPVALQELWLQLDQNLFAAGSLGDALIEPGSRWRGAFEGGGFRITRVEVVQDGRRYAPHYLIDDTRMRIDLDTPLTARGGQLQLEIDFSFIVPEYGADRMGRLRVEQGTVYEIAQWYPRLYVFDDVNGWNVAPYLGQGEFYLEYGNFDVEITVPRNFIVVATGELLNPDEVLTEAQRVRLAQARQSAETVHIIRPEEVGRPETRPAGEGPLTWRFHAENVRDFAWAASQAFIWDAASWQDVLLMSVYPKEGLGTPEQPGWEESTRYVRHTIAHYSEMWYPYPYPVAINVAGIVGGMEYPMIVFCSVRARGQGLFGVTDHEFGHTWFPMIVGSDERRYAWQDEGFNTFINYYSNLAFYGEEAARTQRLQPDYIVRRMQDSLVHQPIMTYPDQIRPQALGFVAYRKPGFGLRLLREYVLGPERFDRAFRTYIRRWAFKHPQPADFFRTIENVAGEDLDWFWRGWFYSTDLLDQAIDSVRVAEGQTRLYLHNRQGLVFPVVVEATYADGRKARYRFPVELWATGARQTVEIPGEAMQVELDPDHLLPDIDRTNNLWPASTSTE from the coding sequence ATGCGTACGCGATGGATCCTGTTGCTGTGTGGAGTTCTGCTCGTCGGAAACCTGCAGGCGCAGCCTTCGGCTTTTGCGCCGCTGGACCTCCCTGCTCCTAACACCTACCGCACGGCCTCCGGAGAACCCGGACCGGACTACTGGCAGCAGCGCGTCGATTACCGGATTCGCGCGACGCTCGACACCGCCACGCACCGGATCACGGGCTCCGAGACGATCACCTACACGAACAACGCCCCGGTGGCCCTTCAGGAACTCTGGCTGCAACTGGACCAGAACCTGTTTGCCGCGGGCAGCCTGGGCGACGCGCTCATCGAGCCCGGCTCGCGCTGGCGCGGCGCCTTCGAGGGGGGTGGCTTCCGGATCACCCGCGTCGAGGTGGTGCAGGACGGCCGCCGCTATGCGCCGCACTACCTGATCGACGACACGCGCATGCGCATCGACCTGGACACACCCCTGACCGCCCGGGGCGGTCAGCTCCAACTGGAGATCGACTTCAGCTTCATTGTGCCGGAATACGGCGCCGACCGCATGGGCCGCCTCCGCGTCGAACAGGGCACCGTGTACGAAATCGCCCAGTGGTATCCGCGTCTGTATGTCTTCGACGACGTGAACGGCTGGAACGTGGCGCCCTACCTGGGCCAGGGCGAGTTCTACCTGGAGTACGGCAACTTCGACGTGGAAATCACGGTCCCGCGCAACTTCATCGTGGTGGCCACGGGCGAACTGCTGAACCCCGACGAGGTGTTGACCGAAGCGCAGCGGGTGCGGCTGGCGCAGGCCCGCCAGAGCGCCGAGACGGTACACATCATCCGTCCGGAAGAAGTCGGCCGTCCCGAGACGCGTCCGGCCGGCGAAGGGCCGCTGACCTGGCGCTTCCATGCCGAGAACGTGCGTGACTTTGCCTGGGCGGCCTCGCAGGCGTTTATCTGGGACGCTGCCTCCTGGCAGGACGTGCTCCTGATGTCGGTCTATCCGAAAGAAGGACTCGGCACGCCCGAGCAGCCGGGCTGGGAAGAATCCACCCGCTACGTGCGCCACACCATCGCGCACTATTCGGAAATGTGGTACCCCTACCCCTATCCGGTGGCGATCAACGTGGCGGGCATCGTAGGCGGCATGGAGTATCCGATGATCGTGTTCTGCTCGGTGCGGGCGCGCGGCCAGGGGCTGTTCGGCGTGACCGACCATGAGTTCGGCCACACCTGGTTCCCCATGATCGTGGGCAGCGACGAGCGCCGCTACGCCTGGCAGGACGAGGGCTTCAACACGTTCATCAATTACTACTCCAACCTGGCCTTCTACGGCGAAGAAGCTGCCCGCACGCAGCGTCTGCAGCCCGACTACATCGTCCGGCGCATGCAGGACTCGCTGGTGCACCAGCCGATCATGACCTACCCGGACCAGATCCGGCCGCAGGCGCTGGGCTTCGTGGCCTATCGCAAGCCCGGCTTCGGACTCCGGCTGCTCCGCGAATATGTGCTGGGGCCGGAACGCTTCGACCGCGCCTTCCGCACCTACATCCGCCGCTGGGCCTTCAAACATCCGCAGCCGGCCGATTTCTTCCGCACGATCGAGAACGTGGCGGGCGAAGACCTCGACTGGTTCTGGCGCGGCTGGTTCTATTCGACCGACCTGCTCGACCAGGCCATCGACAGCGTGCGCGTAGCTGAAGGCCAGACGCGCCTCTACCTGCACAACCGCCAGGGGCTGGTCTTCCCTGTCGTCGTCGAAGCCACCTACGCCGACGGCCGAAAGGCCCGCTATCGCTTCCCCGTAGAACTCTGGGCCACCGGCGCCCGCCAGACTGTCGAAATCCCGGGCGAAGCCATGCAGGTGGAGCTGGATCCGGACCATCTGCTGCCCGACATCGACCGCACGAACAATCTCTGGCCTGCATCTACTTCTACCGAATAG
- a CDS encoding class I SAM-dependent methyltransferase, with translation MQVSGNARRYTVDNRLYRWHIQQFLNELGRLVEATRPQSILDVGCGEGFVAAFLKRRLPEAEITGVDLSEAALAYARAHFGELATFRQADIYRLPFPDRSFDTVVCSEVLEHLDDPDRAVRELKRVARRYVVITVPLEPYFKWLNILGQWLGVSEDPGHVQFWNRDGFETFIRRHFPEAEISRKHIYQLARGRV, from the coding sequence ATGCAGGTATCCGGCAACGCGCGGCGCTACACGGTCGACAACCGGCTCTATCGCTGGCATATTCAGCAGTTTCTGAACGAACTGGGGCGACTGGTCGAGGCGACGCGGCCCCAGAGCATTCTGGACGTGGGCTGTGGCGAGGGATTCGTGGCGGCTTTTCTCAAAAGGCGCTTGCCGGAAGCCGAGATTACGGGCGTCGATCTCTCGGAAGCGGCACTGGCCTACGCACGGGCGCATTTCGGGGAGCTGGCGACGTTCCGGCAGGCCGACATTTACCGGCTCCCGTTCCCGGATCGGTCGTTCGACACGGTCGTGTGCAGCGAGGTGCTGGAGCACCTGGACGATCCCGATCGGGCCGTGCGCGAGTTGAAGCGCGTGGCGCGACGCTACGTCGTGATCACGGTGCCGCTGGAACCCTATTTCAAATGGCTGAACATACTCGGCCAGTGGTTGGGCGTAAGCGAAGATCCCGGGCACGTGCAATTCTGGAATCGTGACGGCTTCGAAACGTTTATCCGCCGACATTTTCCGGAAGCGGAAATCTCGCGCAAGCACATCTATCAACTGGCCCGGGGACGCGTTTGA
- a CDS encoding HAD family hydrolase translates to MIRLFVSDIDGCLAEPYRPFALDRFQELARQARLAGRPGDHPVLPAFSICSGRPYPYVEAVTQALGLQVPVLFEAGAGMFDPREVVVHWHPAFTDELAEQVEALRRWMVERCIPGTSLMLDIGKRTQAGMVSPDTEEILRFVPIVEEYVAAHFPAFHVFHTHISIDVVPRGFTKREGLQWLMETLGLEADEVSYIGDSNGDLGALALVGYAFAPANAAESVRQQVPYVMDAPDIEGVLAAYRWCVAHNEACRKAVAP, encoded by the coding sequence ATGATCCGGCTGTTCGTTTCCGACATCGATGGCTGTCTGGCCGAGCCCTATCGGCCGTTTGCCCTGGATCGGTTTCAGGAGCTGGCCCGGCAGGCACGTCTGGCTGGACGGCCCGGCGATCACCCCGTGCTTCCGGCGTTCTCGATCTGCTCCGGCCGGCCCTATCCGTATGTGGAGGCCGTAACGCAGGCGCTGGGGCTGCAGGTGCCCGTGCTGTTCGAGGCAGGCGCCGGGATGTTCGATCCGCGCGAGGTGGTCGTCCACTGGCATCCGGCCTTCACCGACGAACTGGCCGAGCAGGTCGAAGCGCTGCGTCGCTGGATGGTCGAACGCTGCATTCCGGGCACGTCGCTCATGCTCGACATCGGCAAGCGCACACAGGCCGGCATGGTCAGCCCCGACACCGAGGAGATTCTGCGCTTCGTGCCGATCGTCGAAGAGTACGTCGCCGCGCATTTTCCGGCCTTCCATGTGTTTCACACGCATATCTCCATCGACGTCGTGCCGCGTGGTTTTACCAAGCGGGAAGGCCTGCAATGGCTCATGGAAACGCTGGGACTCGAAGCGGACGAGGTGTCGTACATCGGCGACTCGAACGGCGATCTGGGGGCGCTGGCGCTGGTCGGCTACGCGTTTGCGCCGGCCAATGCCGCCGAGTCGGTGCGCCAGCAGGTGCCCTACGTGATGGATGCGCCCGACATCGAAGGCGTGCTGGCGGCCTATCGCTGGTGCGTCGCCCACAACGAGGCGTGCCGAAAGGCCGTGGCTCCGTAG
- a CDS encoding NfeD family protein, whose product MRRVFRRAFGLLALLSTTAIGRASEGPVYVVAVEGMVDNVLVQYIERAIHEAEAADAAAIVFRIDTFGGLVAAADQIRQLILDTPLPTVAFIDRNAASAGALIAYACDRIVMAPGASMGAATVVEGTTGEAAPDKYQSYMRGLMRATAEANGRDPRIAEAMVDPDVAIEGLVPAGKVLTLSAREALELGVADALAASVDEALQVLGYGPHPVVAFAQTGTERVLRVLASPVLQTLFLLMMLGGLYFELQTPGVGVPGLIALAGALLFFAPNYLSGLVEFWEVVLFLVGVGLLLVELLVIPGFGIAGIAGILFMLAGLLAALIGNVGLSFPSAREIGRAIATLTSTLILLGVGIAVLGRYLPRTRRFQELVLGTGLSRTQGYTAAATEAQLTGKRGWAVTPLRPAGVVEIAGKRYDVVASGQFVPASTPVEVVRVQGSRIEVRPLSEAEHQTS is encoded by the coding sequence ATGCGACGCGTTTTCCGGAGGGCCTTCGGGTTGCTGGCGCTGCTGAGCACGACCGCGATCGGTCGTGCCTCGGAGGGGCCGGTCTATGTGGTGGCCGTCGAGGGCATGGTCGATAACGTGCTGGTGCAGTACATCGAACGCGCTATCCACGAGGCCGAAGCGGCCGATGCCGCCGCCATCGTGTTTCGGATCGACACGTTCGGCGGGCTGGTGGCTGCGGCCGATCAGATCCGCCAGCTCATTCTGGACACGCCGCTGCCCACCGTGGCCTTCATCGACCGCAACGCGGCCTCGGCCGGGGCGCTGATCGCCTACGCCTGCGATCGCATCGTGATGGCGCCGGGCGCTTCGATGGGGGCGGCGACGGTGGTGGAGGGCACCACCGGCGAGGCAGCGCCCGACAAGTACCAGAGCTACATGCGCGGACTCATGCGGGCCACGGCCGAAGCCAACGGCCGCGATCCCCGCATTGCCGAAGCCATGGTCGATCCGGACGTAGCGATCGAAGGGCTGGTGCCGGCCGGCAAGGTGCTGACGCTTTCGGCCCGCGAGGCGCTGGAGCTGGGTGTGGCCGATGCTCTGGCCGCCTCGGTGGACGAAGCATTGCAGGTGCTGGGCTACGGACCGCATCCGGTGGTGGCCTTTGCGCAGACGGGCACCGAACGGGTGCTGCGCGTGCTGGCCTCGCCCGTGCTGCAGACGCTGTTTCTGCTGATGATGCTGGGCGGGCTTTATTTCGAATTGCAGACGCCGGGCGTGGGCGTTCCCGGCCTGATCGCGCTGGCCGGTGCGCTGCTGTTTTTCGCCCCGAACTATCTCTCCGGCCTGGTCGAGTTCTGGGAGGTGGTGCTGTTTCTGGTGGGAGTCGGGCTGCTGCTGGTGGAGCTGCTGGTGATTCCGGGCTTCGGCATTGCCGGGATTGCCGGGATTCTGTTCATGCTGGCCGGATTGCTGGCGGCGCTGATCGGCAACGTGGGCCTGTCGTTCCCCTCGGCGCGCGAGATCGGTCGGGCGATTGCCACGCTGACGAGCACGCTGATCCTGCTGGGCGTGGGCATTGCGGTGCTGGGGCGCTACCTGCCCCGCACGCGACGCTTTCAGGAGCTGGTGCTGGGGACCGGCCTGTCGCGCACGCAGGGCTATACGGCGGCAGCCACTGAGGCGCAACTGACGGGCAAACGCGGATGGGCGGTAACCCCGCTGCGGCCGGCCGGCGTGGTCGAGATCGCGGGCAAGCGCTACGACGTGGTGGCGTCTGGTCAGTTCGTCCCGGCCAGCACGCCCGTCGAAGTCGTGCGCGTGCAGGGCAGCCGGATCGAAGTCCGCCCGCTTTCCGAAGCAGAACACCAGACTTCCTGA
- a CDS encoding NfeD family protein encodes MELLLAITLILIGLALIVAEVYLIPGMNIAGILGVVLVLFGLGYAFTAAGLLAGLAVLFGTLVAGGVLFLVLWRSGAWRQFVLATSLKSESAERPGEYRARYLGKEGIAVTPLRPVGIVEIDGERIEAATEGQYIAAGSRVRVVAMDRRRYFVRLATRSEASSSPDSTES; translated from the coding sequence TTGGAGCTGCTGCTTGCCATCACGTTGATTCTGATCGGCCTGGCGCTGATCGTGGCCGAAGTGTACCTGATCCCCGGGATGAACATTGCGGGGATTCTGGGGGTGGTGCTCGTGCTGTTCGGGCTGGGCTATGCGTTCACGGCAGCCGGACTACTGGCCGGGCTGGCCGTGCTGTTCGGCACGCTGGTGGCAGGCGGTGTGCTGTTTCTGGTGCTCTGGCGTAGCGGTGCCTGGCGGCAGTTCGTGCTGGCGACCTCGCTGAAAAGCGAGTCGGCAGAGCGGCCCGGCGAGTACCGCGCCCGCTATCTGGGCAAAGAGGGCATTGCCGTGACGCCGCTGCGGCCTGTGGGGATCGTCGAGATCGACGGCGAACGCATCGAAGCGGCCACCGAAGGCCAGTACATCGCGGCAGGTAGCCGGGTGCGCGTGGTGGCCATGGACCGCCGCCGCTACTTCGTGCGGCTGGCGACGCGTTCGGAAGCTTCGTCTTCACCCGACTCCACCGAATCCTGA
- a CDS encoding L,D-transpeptidase family protein: protein MMGIWLGMLLALNLRAIAPDSALTLYYVAAEQTLLHAQPGEGAYLMLHRREPVHVLDRVGLWWRVRTQDGAEGYVVAHDLSNVWLRVSKRQRRLFVYRGTRLVRSFPVDLGTNPFSDKTRRGSVASPDDWRTPEGVFYVAAKNARSQYYRALVLNYPTADDALRGLREGLISEAEYRAIVEAEAHFRMPPMNTALGGWIEIHGDGTGQQVTWTQGCVALRNEDLDAIWPLVVVGTPVLIEP, encoded by the coding sequence ATGATGGGCATCTGGCTCGGTATGCTGCTGGCGTTGAACCTGCGGGCGATAGCGCCCGACTCCGCCCTGACGCTCTACTACGTGGCGGCCGAGCAGACGCTGCTGCACGCGCAGCCCGGCGAGGGCGCCTACCTGATGTTGCATCGGCGCGAGCCGGTGCACGTGCTCGATCGGGTCGGTCTCTGGTGGCGCGTGCGCACGCAGGACGGTGCCGAAGGGTACGTGGTGGCGCACGATCTGTCGAACGTCTGGCTCCGGGTCTCCAAGCGCCAGCGACGTCTGTTCGTATACCGGGGCACGCGGCTGGTGCGGAGCTTTCCCGTGGATCTGGGTACGAACCCGTTTTCCGACAAAACGCGACGGGGTAGTGTGGCCAGTCCAGACGACTGGCGCACGCCAGAAGGCGTCTTCTACGTGGCGGCCAAGAATGCCCGGAGCCAGTATTACAGGGCGCTCGTGCTGAACTACCCGACGGCCGACGACGCGCTGCGCGGCCTGCGTGAAGGGCTGATCAGCGAGGCCGAATATCGGGCCATCGTTGAGGCCGAGGCGCACTTTCGCATGCCGCCGATGAACACGGCGCTGGGCGGCTGGATCGAAATTCACGGCGACGGCACCGGCCAGCAGGTGACCTGGACCCAGGGGTGCGTGGCGCTCCGCAACGAGGACCTGGATGCCATCTGGCCGCTTGTGGTGGTGGGCACACCCGTACTGATCGAACCCTGA